CAACCGTCCCGCATGGCGCGCATGCGCCTGTGGGCGAGGTCGACCAGCTCTACGTCGAGACGCGCGAACTGCGCCTCCAGGGATTCATGCTGTTCCTGGTTTCGGACATCGTGCTCTTCTCGTCGTTCATCTTCGCCTACCTGTACCTGCGTAATAGCGGGCAGGGCTGGCCGCCGCCGGGGATCAGTCGTCTCGACGTCGCGTTCGCGGCGCTCAACTCGGTGATTCTGTTCGGTTCCGGCGCGACGATGCATTACGCACTCGAGAACTGGAAACACG
This is a stretch of genomic DNA from Candidatus Dormiibacterota bacterium. It encodes these proteins:
- a CDS encoding cytochrome c oxidase subunit 3 produces the protein MAVATVPHGAHAPVGEVDQLYVETRELRLQGFMLFLVSDIVLFSSFIFAYLYLRNSGQGWPPPGISRLDVAFAALNSVILFGSGATMHYALENWKHGNFNRYVGFMVSTIILGAMFLGGQGYEYTNLYFHEHVSWGGSGIFGASF